A window of Microbispora hainanensis genomic DNA:
CGAGCCCGGTGTCGACCAGGAAGGCCGACACCCCGGCACCGCGCAGCAGCCGCCGGTTGACCTCGGCCGCGCCGAGCTCGGCGCGGCGCGACAGGTAGACGGTGGCCGATGCGTGCGGTTCCAGGCCGAGGACCGGCGCGCACCAGCGGCGGATGGCGGCGCCTGCCGGGGTGTCGAAGTGGGTGGTGCCCGGGGGTGCGGGCGTGCCGCCCTCGCCGATGAGCTGCTCGAATCCCGACCTGGTGGTGTCGTCGCGGCGCACGCCGCAGCAGTGCTGGTCGACCATGGGCGCGAGCAGGGCGGCGCGCACCGCGTCGGGAAGGGGCATGGGCAGCATGTCGTGTGATCTCGGCTCCGGCACGGCAGTGGACTCTACGGCTCCCCCGCCGCGCCGGCGCCGCCCTAAACGGCCCCTTTACTCAGCCATGACGCGCGCAAAGCCGCAGGACGTTGGCGATGATCCGCGCCCCGGCGCCGCCCTGCGTGGTCAGGATCGACTCGGGGTGGAACTGCACGCCGAAGCGCAGGTTGTCGGTGTCCTCGATCGCCATGGCCGCGCCGTCCGGCGTGAACGCGGTGACCCGGAAGCCCTTGACCCCCGGCTCCTTGGCGTGCACGGAGTGGTAGCGGGCCGCGACGAACTCGTCGGGCAGCCCGTCGAGCAGCGCGCTGTCGCCCTCGCGGCGGACCCGGCCGCGCTTGCCGTGCTCCGGGTAGGGCAGCAGTTCGAGTGTGCCGCCCGCCTGCTCGACCATGGCCTGCAGGCCCAGGCACACCCCGAACACCGGCAGGTTCCGGGCGTACAGCGCCTCGATGAGCGCCGAGCAGCCGAAGTCGGACGGCCAGCCCGGGCCGGGCGACAGCACGACGAGCGTGGGCGCGATCTCGTCGAGCTTGTCCAGCGGGAACCCGTGCCGCAGGGTGACCACCGACGCGCCCTGCTGGCGGAAGTAGTCGGCGAGCGTGTTGACGAAGGAGTCCTCGTGGTCCACCAGCAGCACGCGGTGGCCCTCGCCCGGCAGGTCGGCCCGGGGCTCCGCCTTCGCCGCCTCCTTGGGCCGGGCGGCCGCGGCGAGCGCGCCGAGCAGGGCGCTGGCCTTGAGCTCGGTCTCCCGCTCCTCGGCCTCGGGGTCGGAGTCGTACAGCAGCGTGGCCCCGGCGCGCACGGTGGCGACGCCGTCGCGGATCTGCGCGGTGCGCAGGGTCAGGCCGGTGTTCATCGAGCCGTCGAAGCCGATGAAGCCGACCGCGCCGCCATACCAGCGCCGGGTGGTCTCCTCGTGGTCCTCGATGAACTGCATGGCCCACGTCTTGGGGGCGCCGGTGACGGTGACGGCCCACATGTGGGTGAGGAACGCGTCGAGGGCGTCGAACTCGGGACGCAGGCGGCCCTCGATGTGGTCGACGGTGTGGATCAGCCGGGAGTACATCTCGATCTGGCGGCGGCCGATCACCCGGACGCTGCCCGGCACGCAGATCCGCGACTTGTCGTTGCGGTCCACGTCGGTGCACATGGTCAGCTCCGACTCCTCCTTCACGCTGGACAGGAGGGTGCGGATCGCCTCGGCGTCCTCCACGGGGTTGGCCCCGCGGGCGATGGTGCCGGAGATCGGGCAGGTCTCGACGCGGTCGCCGGTCACCCGCACGTACATCTCGGGCGAGGCGCCGACCAGGTGCTCGCCGTCGCCGAGGTTGAGCAGGAACTCGTACGGCGCGGGGTTCTCGGTGCGCAGCGAGCGGTAGAACGCGGACGGGTCGGCGCAGGCGCCGTGGAAGACCTGGCCGGGGACGACCTCGAACAGGTCGCCGCGCTGGAACTTCTCCTTGGCCTTGGCGACGACCTCGGCGTAGGTCCCCCGCACCGGGTTCGGCGGGATCTCGCGGGGCGCGACCAGCGGGACGGCCTCACCGGTGCGCTCCAGGCCGCTGGTGGAGACGCCGTCGACGGTGAACTCGTAGCAGTGCTCCACGCTGGTCTCGCGGACGCGGTCGATCACGACGAGCCGGTCGGGCAGGTGCAGCACCAGGTCGCGCTGGTCGCCGGGGCGGGTCAGCCGATAGCGGATGGGCTCGAACTGGAAGGCCAGGTCGTAGCCGAAGGCGCCGTACAGGCCGAGGTGGGGGTCGTCGGACCGGAAGGCCGCGATGATCTCGCGGATGGCGGTGAACACGGTGGGCCTGCGGCTGCGCATCTCCTCGGGCAGCAGGTCCTCCGACTCGGGGACGTGCACCTCGATGAAGCCGTGGGCCGGCTCGGACACCGGCTTGCCCGCCGCCAGCAGGCAGGAGGCGACCACCGGCAGCACGACCTGCCCGCGCTCGTTGAGCGCTCGGGCGGAGATGCGCCGCCCCCGCGCCACGATCTCAAGGCAGGGATCGACGTAGCCGAACGCCCACCTGCTATAGCGGCCCGGGTAGTCCATGCCGGACGAGAAGGCCCCGCCGCGCCGCTCCCCCAGCGACGTGACGATCTCCTCCAGCGCCTCCTCGGGCACATCGCGCACCCGGCGCTCGACCGCGATGCCGCCGGCCGTGGTATATCCGCTGATCTCCACTGTCCACGCCCCTTTTTTCGTATGCCCCGGGGCGGACATACAGAAGGCCGCCACTCACGGGGCGGCCGGTCAATTCGACGCGAATGCGAAAACGCCGCCTGTCAGCGGCGCCACCACTGCGAGGGTGCTTGAGTTCGCATGGGCCAAGGGTAGCGGCGGGAAGCGCGATCATGCAACGCGGCGCGACTGGAACGGCGAATGGCGGATAGATATTCTGTTACTGGTGGGGAAACCTCACTCTCGGCGTGGGTCGATCGGCCCGACGCCGGGGAAGGAGGGGGCATGGTCCGCGTGCCGGTGCACCGCCGCGGTCCAGCCGGGCCGGTCGGCCTCCAGGGCCACCGCGTCCGGGTCCGCCGCGACATGCCCGTGCCGATGCCGGACGGCGTGACGCTCCTGGCCGATCACTACATGCCGGTGGGCGCCGAACGACCGCCGACGATCCTGATCCGCACGCCGTACGGCAGGGGCGGGGTGGTCGGCTGGATGTACGGCTGGACCTTCGCGCGGCACGGGTTCCAGGTGCTGCTGCAGAGCTGCCGGGGCGGCTTCGGCTCCGGCGGGCGGCTCGATCCCCTCGTCCACGAGCAGGAGGACGGCCTGGCCACGGTCGAGTGGATGCGAGCCCAGCCGTGGTACGGCGGCGGCTTCGCCATGCACGGGCCCTCCTACCTCGGCTACACCCAGTGGGCCATCGCGGCCGAGACCCCCGACCTGCGGGCGATGGCCGTCCAGGTGACCGCCTCCTGTTTCCGCGACGCGGCGTACGTCGGGGGGTCGTTCGCGCTGGAGTCGACGCTGATCTGGACGACGCTCACCGCCCACCTGGAAGGCCGGCTGGGCGGCGTGGCCGCCTTCATCGCGCCCCGGCGCACGCGGCGGGCCGTGCTGTCGGGCCGTCCGCTGCACGAGCTCGACCTGCTGTCGGCCGGCAGGCCACTGCCGTTCTTCCGCGAGCTGCTGGCCCACCACGGCGAGACCTACTGCTCTTACTGGGACAGGGTGGACTTCTCCGCGTCGGTGGGGCAGGTCGGCGCGGAGATCACGATGACCGGCGGCTGGTATGACGTGTTCCTGCCCTGGCAGCTCAAGGACTACGCGGCGCTGCGGAGGGCCGGGCGGCAGCCGTACCTGACCATCGGGCCCTGGTATCACGCCGACATCCGCCACGGGTGGGCCGCCAACGCCGACGCCCTGGCCTGGTTCCGCGCCCACCTGCTCGGCGACCCGTCGGGGCTGCGCCCCTCTCCCGTCCGGCTGTACGTGACCGGCGCGGGCGAGTGGCGGGACGAGTCCGACTGGCCGCCGCCCGGCATGCGGCGCGAGCGCTGGCACCTTCAGCCGGGCTTCGCCCTGTCGCGGGACAACCCGGCGGGCGGCGAGCCGGACCGCTACCGCTACGACCCCGCGCACCCCACGCCCGTGATCGGCGGCCCGGTGCTGATCGGCAACTCCGAGCCGAGGGACAACCGGCGGCTTGAGGCCCGGCGCGACGTGCTCGTCTACACCTCCGAGGTGCTCGACCGCGACACCGACATGATCGGCCCGGTGAGCGCCGAACTGTTCGCGCGTACGAGCAGGGAGCACACCGACTTCGTCGTACGGGTGTGCGACGTGCATCCCGACGGCACGTCGATGAACGTCTGCGAGGGCGTGCGCCGCCTGACCCCGGCCGACCGCTGCGACGAGGACGGTGTGCGCCGGGTGGAGATCGACCTGTGGCCGATGGGCCACCGGTTCCGCCGCGGCCACCGGATCCGGGTGCATGTGGCCAGCGGGGCCTATCCGCGCATCGCACGCAACCCGGGCACCGGCGCGCCGCTGACGGCGGGCACCCCGATGGTCGCCTCCGACCAGGAGATCCTCCACGATTCCCGCCACCCCTCGGCCGTGATCCTCCCCGCACTGTCCTGACCTCCGGCTTGTCTCGTCCGGTCGTCGCGGCAGGGCGGCACTGCGGGAGGTCACGGCGGGAGGTCACGGCGGGAGGTCACGGCGGGAGGTCACGGCGGGAAGTCGCGGCGGGAAGTCGCGGCGCCGGCCCGCCACCGCCGTTGCTACCCTCGCGATCATGGCGATCAGGAACTCCCACTGCTCCTTCTGCGGAGCGGCCTACGCGCCCGGCCTGCCCTGGCCGCGGACCTGCCGGGAGTGCGGCGACACCGCATATCTCAATCCCCTGCCGGTCGCGGTCATGGTGCTTCCGGTGGACGACGGCCTGCTCGTGGTGCGCCGGGACGTCGAGCCGCACCGCGGCCTGCTCGCCCTCCCCGGCGGCTTCATCGACGTCGGCGAGTCCTGGCAGCAGGCCGCCGCCCGGGAGCTCCGCGAGGAGACGGGCGTCGCCGTCGACGCGGCCGGAGTGCGGCTGTTCGACACGGTCAGCGCGCCCGACGGCACCCTGCTGGTCTTCGGCCTCGGGCCGCGCACGACCGCCGGCGCCCTGCCGCCGGTCGTTCCCACCGCGGAGACCAGCGAGTGGCTGGTGATCGACGGCCCGCAGGAGCTGGCGTTCCCGCTGCACACGCAGGTCGTGGCCCGCTACTTCGGCTCCGGCCGATCGCTGTGAACGTGAAGGTGGGCGAGCCGGTCCTGCAGCTTCTCGTGCCGGAACCGGTAGACGGGCCCCACCTGGCGGAGCAACCCGATGCGACGGGCGTCCTCCAGGAGGCTCATCAGCCGTAGCGGGATCCGTCCGCGGATTCGGAGCATGGTGACGGCGACGAGGTAGGTGGAGCTGGCTCCCGTGAACCCGAACGTGAGCGTGAACACGACACCGCCCGCGAGCCCGAAGGCGACGCCCGCCTCGGCGCCGCGCAGCAGCCCGGAGAAACCGTTCACGAGCGTCCCGGCGAAGCCGAACGCGAGGCCGAGCGCCAGCCCGAAGGTGAGGGAACGCCCGTACACGAGCTGGAGGTCCCGCCGCAGCGTGATCAGCGGGCCCTGCGGCCGGTCGTTCGTGAGGGGGGTCGTCACCCAGTTGTTGAGACCGAGAGTGAGCCCGCCGATGGCGCCGATGACGAGCGCATAGGGAATCAGTCCGTCGACCCGCGCGGACATCCCCGCGACCCGCCACAGCGCCAGCGCCGCGATCAGGCCGACCGGGAGCACCGTGACCAGGCCGAGCGCGAGCTGCCCGGCGAGCCTGCCGGCGTTGCCGCGCCAGCGCAGGTTGGCGTACGCCGGCTCCAGCGTGTAGCCCTTCAGGCGCTCCAGGATGAGCCCGCCGGTGAGGCCGCCGACGAGCCCGCCCACCGGTCCCCCCGCGAGACCGAACAGGAGCGCGTCGCGGAGGCTGCCTTCGTGCGGGCTGCGCAGCGCCACCACTGCGTCGCTGGTCAGGCCCACTGTGACGCCGACGGACAGTCCGACGGTGACGCCTCCCACGAGAACGCTCCAGCGTCGTGAGATCGCCCGGTGGAGGTGCCACCAGCGGAAGTCCCGGGTGCCGATCGCCGACATGTGATGGGCGACGAACGACAGCCACCGGCGGGCCTCGCCCGGCTCCCACGTCCGCCGGGGGCGGAACGGGTGGTCGTGCTCGTGCCGTTCACCGGGATCGTCGTCGGGCGGCGCGGCCGCGAAGCTCGCCTGGACGAGGGTGTCGAGCAGGTGGTCGGTGACGGCGGCCGCCGTCGGGAAGCGTTCGGTGTCGTACAGCGGGGCGGGGTCCGCGCGGGTCTCGACGTACACCTTGTGCAGCAGCCACACGACGAGCGGCGTGGAGAGTGCCTCGGACAGCGGGCCGTCCGGGTCGGCCTTCAACGCCGACAGCAGCCCGGTCCAGTCGGCCCGTTGTCCCGGAGCGAGCCGGTCGCGGAGGTACGAAATCACGTCCGAGCTCTTCACGGGCCTCGGCTCGATGACGGCAGCGCCGGCGAGCACGGCGCCGTCGCGGAGGTTCACGGCCGTCACGTACTCGCCCGTGCGGCAGGTGAGGATGAGCGACTCGACGGCCGAGGCGGCGTTCAGCGCGTTGACCACCTTCGGGCGCACCGCGTCGGGCAACTCGTCCAGGCCGTCCAGGACCGGGAGGATCCGCCGATGAGAGACCAGTCCGCGAGCAACGTCCGGGCCGAACTCGGGGGCGCGCAGGGCGGGGTAGTTCTCCCGCAGCCGCCTGCCCAGCCACCGGTGCACGGGCTCGGCCGCCGGATCCCACCCGGACATCGACAGCAGCACGGGAACCGGATCACCGGGCTTGGGGTCCATCAGCAGTTCCCTGAGCAGGAGCACGGCCAGCGTCGTCTTCCCCATGCCGGCCTCGCCGAGGATCACCAGCCGGCGCCGGGCGAGCTTGCGGAACCGAACGGCGATCTCCGGCATCCGGTCGGTGCGCCCCTCGAAGCGCACCCGTCCGAAGCCGAACCACGAGCGCAGCAGGCGCAGCCCGTCGACGCGCTCGTCCTGGTCCATCACGTCGAGACCGGAGATCCTCCAGCGGACCGGCAGCCGGGCCGGCTCGTCGAGTTCGCGCATCGCGATCTCCTCGTGCCATTGCTCGTGCACGAGCACCCGCAGCGTCCGCTCGGCACGCTCGATCTGCTCGATCGTGCTCGTGCCGCCTGGCTGCCGCCGTCGCCAGGTGCTGACCAGGGGAGGGATCAGCGTGAAAACACCGAGGGCCACGCTGGCGAGTTGTGCCCAGTTGACCGCCGCGTCCGACTCGGAGAGCGCGGTGAGCCCGTAGCCGATCCCGGCGACCACGACCACCCCTGCGGCGGGCAGCACGACGCGGCGCCAGCTCCTCATCCCCACATGGTGACATCGCGCGATCTATCCGGCGAGAGCAATATGCCCGGCCGGTCCAGCCGTGACCCGTGCCGGACGGGCGCTCAGCCTTCGTGGATCCGGCCGGCCTCGACGACGATGCGCCGTGTCGTGTGGACCGCCTTGAGCATGCGCCGGTCGTGGGTGACGAGCAGCAGGGTGCCGGTGTAGGAGGCGAGCGCCGACTCCAGCTGTTCGATCGCCGGAAGGTCGAGGTGGTTGGTGGGCTCGTCCAGGACGAGCAGGTTCACCCCGCGGGCCTGCAGAAGCGCCAGGGCCGCCCTCGTCCGCTCACCAGGCGACAACGTGGCCGCCGGACGGAGCACGTGGCCGGCGCGCAGGCCGAACTTGGCCAGCAGCGTGCGGACCTCGGCGGGCGGCAGGTCGACGAGCGCCCCGAACGCGTCGAGCAGCGGCTCCCCGCCTTCGAAGAGGGCGCGCGCCTGGTCGACCTCGCCGACGACCACGCTGGGGCCGAGCGCCGCCGTCCCCTCGTCGAGGCGGATCCGGCCGAGCAGGACGCCCAGCAGGGTGCTCTTGCCCGAGCCGTTCGCACCGGTGATCGCGACCCGGTCCGCCCAGTCGATCTGCAGGTCGACGGGCCCGAGCGTGAAGCCGCCACGTCGCGCGACCGCGCCGCGCAGCGTCGCGACCACCGCTCCCGAGCGGGGCGCGGTGGCGATCTCCATCCGCAGCTCCCACTCCTTGCGCGGCTCCTCGACGACCTCCATCCGCTCGATGAGCCGCTCGGTCTGCCGGGCCTTGGCCGCCTGCTTCTCGGTCGCCTCGGTGCGGAACTTCCGGCCGAGCTTGTCGCCGTCGGTGGCCTTGCGGCGCGCGTTCTTGACGCCCTTCTCCATCCAGGCGCGCTGGGCCCGGGCGCGGGCCTCCAGGGACGCCCGCGTCTCGGCGTACTCCTCGTACTGCTCGCGGGCGTGCCTGCGGGCGACCTCGCGCTCCTCCAGATAGGCGTCGTAACCGCCGCCGTACGCGCGGACCTGCTGCTGGACCAGGTCGAGCTCGACCACCCTGTTGACCGTACGGGCGAGGAACTCGCGGTCGTGGCTGACGACCACGGTGCCGGCGCGCAGCCCCGTCACGAAGCGTTCGAGCCGGTCCAGGCCGTCGAGGTCGAGGTCGTTGGTCGGCTCGTCGAGCAGGAACACGTCATAACGGCTGAGCAGCAGCGAGGCCAGCCCGACCCGGGCGGCCTGGCCGCCGGACAGCGACGTCATCTCCTGATCCAGGCCGACCGCGAGACCGAGGTCGGCGGCCACCTCCGCGGCCCGCTCCTCCAGGTCGGCGCCGCCGAGGGCGAGCCAGCGGTCGAGGGCCTCGGCGTACGCGTCGCCGGGGTCGCCGCTCACGAGCGCCTCGGTGGCCGCGTCGAGATCCCGCTGCGCGGCGGCGACCCCGGTGCGGCGGGCGAGGAAGGCGGCGACGGTCTCACCGGGCCGCCGTTCGGGCTCCTGCGGGAGATGCCCGACGTTGGCGGTGGGCGGGCTGAGCCGTACGCTGCCGTGCTCGGGGGCGGCGAGGCCGGCCAGCAGGCGCAGCAGCGTCGACTTGCCCGCGCCGTTCACCCCCACCAGCCCCACGACGTCCCCGGGTGCGACGACCAGATCGAGATCCGCGAACAGGACGCGGTCGCCGTGCCCGGCGGCGAGCTCCTTCGCGACAAGAGTGGCGCTCATCAGGACACCGACCTTACTGGGTCCCGCGTGAGCCCCGCCGTACGGCGTGGCGTCGCGACCGGGAGCCGTGCCGGAGTTCGAGGATGAGCGAGCGCAGCCACGGTTCCGCGAAGGACGGCTTCCGCGCCATGACGCGGGCGAGCGCGGCACGGACCTCCGGGGTCCCCCCGCGTCCGGCGACGGCGACGGCCTCGGCCAGGGCGTTCAGGGTCTTCTCGTCGTGCCGCGGCCGGGCGACCGTCTCGTCGGCCCAGCGGGTGGGGCGGAAGGACGGCGTCAGCTTCTTCTGGTGGTCACCCGGATAGAACCAGAAGAAGCGGTCGGCGGAGACGTTGGTGACCGCGCTGCGCGGCAGGTCCGCCGTCCAGGCGCAGCCCTGCCACCAGCGCCATGTCTTCGGGCTGGTCTTCCCGCGTTCGGTGATGCCGAGAAAGCACAGCTTCAGCCGGATCACGTCCCACGCCTCGTGCTCGTCGTCGATCCAGTCGCGCAGGAACCCGTACAGGTGGGTGAAGGTGTACCCGCGATGGACGAGGTCGGCGAACACGACCGGCCGCCTGCGGCGGGCCGGCGCGTGCGGGCTGACGCCCATCGCGTCGAGGTTGGCGCGAAGCCGCGCGTTCCTGTCGGACAGCGTCGGACATCGGATTGTCAGGAGCTTCTGTCGTCGCTGGGCGCGCCAACACGACCGTTCGGCGATCGGTGATGTCCCTGTTACCTGTGCGTCCTTACGCTTCCGCCGAAAACCGTCCCGCTGATCCGCGCGACGGCCAGTCACGCGGATCTGCCGGTCACGCCTGGTCCGTGTCCGATTGGAGTACGTGTGACGACCCCCCGTGCCGACCACGGCCGAAACCCCGACAAGAGCCCGCTGAACTGGCTGCTCCTGTTGCCGATCGTGATCCCGCTCATCCCGGCCCTGTTCAACTCCGACGAACCGCGGCTGTTCGGCATCCCGCTGTTCTACTGGCTGCAGCTCGCCTTCATCATCCTCGGCGTGGCCTCCACCACCCTCGTCTACCGCGTCACGAGGAGGAGCCGGTGAAGACCACCGAGATCGTCATCTTCACGCTCCTGTTCCTCATCGTCAGCGGCATGGGATTCGTCGCCGCCCGGTGGCGCCGTCCCGACGACCTCGCCACGCTGGACGAATGGGGCCTCGGCGGCCGCAGCTTCGGCTCCTGGATCACCTGGTTCCTGGTGGGCGGTGACCTCTACACCGCCTATACGTTCGTGGCCGTCCCCGCCCTGGTCTTCGGCGCGGGCGCCATGGGCTTCTACGCCGTGCCGTACACGGTGGTCGTCTATCCCATGGTGATGCTCGTGCTGGTCCGGCTGTGGTCGGTGTCGCACGTGCACAACCTCGTCACCCCGGCCGACTTCGTCCGCGTGCGCTTCGGCTCCCCCACGCTGGCGCTGCTCGTGGCGATCACCGGCATCGTCGCGACCATGCCGTACATCGCGCTGCAGCTCGTCGGCATCGAGGCCGTGCTGAAGACGATGGGGCTGAGCGGCGACTGGCCGCTGATCATCGCGTTCGCGGTCCTGGCGGCCTACACCTATCAGTCGGGGCTGCGCGCCCCCGCGCTGATCGCGTTCGTCAAGGACTCGCTGATCTACCTGGTCATCCTGGTCGCGATCATCTACATCCCGGCCAAGCTCGGCGGCTGGGGGTCGGTCTTCGACGCCGCGAAGGCCAAGTTCGACTCCACCGGCACCGGCGGCATCCTGCTGAACGCCAACAACCAGCTCCAGTACATCACGCTCGCGTTCGGCTCGGCGCTGGCGCTGTTCCTTTATCCGCATAGCGTCACCGGCATCCTCGCGTCGCGGAACCGCAACGTCATCAAGCGGAACATGTCGGCGCTGCCGGCCTACAGCCTGCTGCTCGGCCTGATCGCGCTGCTCGGCTACATGGCGATCGCGGCCGGGGTCACGCCCATCGGCAAGGACAACAACACGATCGTCCCGCAGCTGTTCGACAAGGTCTTCCCCGACTGGTTCGCGGGGGTCGCCTTCGCCGCCGTCGGCATCGGCGCGCTCGTGCCCGCCGCGATCATGTCGATCGCCGCGGCCAACCTGTTCGCGCGTAACGTCTACAAGGAGTACATCAACCGGAACGCCGACGCGGCCCAGGAGGCCAGGGTCAGCAAGATCGCGTCGCTGGTCGTGAAGATCGGCGCGGTGCTGTGCATCCTGCTCCTCGAACCGCAGTTCTCGATCGACCTCCAGCTCATCGGCGGCGTGATCATCCTGCAGACGCTGCCGTCGGTGGCCCTCGGGCTCTACACCCGGTGGTTCCACCGGGGCGGGCTGATCGCGGGCTGGGCGGCCGGCATGGCGGCCGGGATGCTGATGCTGTACAACATCTCCAACCCCGCCACCGGGCACGAGCACTTCGGCAGCTCGGCCTTCCCCCTGTCACAGCTCGGGTTCGACACCAAGATCACCGTGTTCGCCGGGTTCCTCGCGCTGATCGTCAACCTGGTCGTCGCCGTGCTCGGGAC
This region includes:
- a CDS encoding anthranilate synthase component I is translated as MSAPGHTKKGAWTVEISGYTTAGGIAVERRVRDVPEEALEEIVTSLGERRGGAFSSGMDYPGRYSRWAFGYVDPCLEIVARGRRISARALNERGQVVLPVVASCLLAAGKPVSEPAHGFIEVHVPESEDLLPEEMRSRRPTVFTAIREIIAAFRSDDPHLGLYGAFGYDLAFQFEPIRYRLTRPGDQRDLVLHLPDRLVVIDRVRETSVEHCYEFTVDGVSTSGLERTGEAVPLVAPREIPPNPVRGTYAEVVAKAKEKFQRGDLFEVVPGQVFHGACADPSAFYRSLRTENPAPYEFLLNLGDGEHLVGASPEMYVRVTGDRVETCPISGTIARGANPVEDAEAIRTLLSSVKEESELTMCTDVDRNDKSRICVPGSVRVIGRRQIEMYSRLIHTVDHIEGRLRPEFDALDAFLTHMWAVTVTGAPKTWAMQFIEDHEETTRRWYGGAVGFIGFDGSMNTGLTLRTAQIRDGVATVRAGATLLYDSDPEAEERETELKASALLGALAAAARPKEAAKAEPRADLPGEGHRVLLVDHEDSFVNTLADYFRQQGASVVTLRHGFPLDKLDEIAPTLVVLSPGPGWPSDFGCSALIEALYARNLPVFGVCLGLQAMVEQAGGTLELLPYPEHGKRGRVRREGDSALLDGLPDEFVAARYHSVHAKEPGVKGFRVTAFTPDGAAMAIEDTDNLRFGVQFHPESILTTQGGAGARIIANVLRLCARHG
- a CDS encoding CocE/NonD family hydrolase is translated as MVRVPVHRRGPAGPVGLQGHRVRVRRDMPVPMPDGVTLLADHYMPVGAERPPTILIRTPYGRGGVVGWMYGWTFARHGFQVLLQSCRGGFGSGGRLDPLVHEQEDGLATVEWMRAQPWYGGGFAMHGPSYLGYTQWAIAAETPDLRAMAVQVTASCFRDAAYVGGSFALESTLIWTTLTAHLEGRLGGVAAFIAPRRTRRAVLSGRPLHELDLLSAGRPLPFFRELLAHHGETYCSYWDRVDFSASVGQVGAEITMTGGWYDVFLPWQLKDYAALRRAGRQPYLTIGPWYHADIRHGWAANADALAWFRAHLLGDPSGLRPSPVRLYVTGAGEWRDESDWPPPGMRRERWHLQPGFALSRDNPAGGEPDRYRYDPAHPTPVIGGPVLIGNSEPRDNRRLEARRDVLVYTSEVLDRDTDMIGPVSAELFARTSREHTDFVVRVCDVHPDGTSMNVCEGVRRLTPADRCDEDGVRRVEIDLWPMGHRFRRGHRIRVHVASGAYPRIARNPGTGAPLTAGTPMVASDQEILHDSRHPSAVILPALS
- a CDS encoding NUDIX domain-containing protein encodes the protein MAIRNSHCSFCGAAYAPGLPWPRTCRECGDTAYLNPLPVAVMVLPVDDGLLVVRRDVEPHRGLLALPGGFIDVGESWQQAAARELREETGVAVDAAGVRLFDTVSAPDGTLLVFGLGPRTTAGALPPVVPTAETSEWLVIDGPQELAFPLHTQVVARYFGSGRSL
- a CDS encoding NACHT domain-containing protein — its product is MRSWRRVVLPAAGVVVVAGIGYGLTALSESDAAVNWAQLASVALGVFTLIPPLVSTWRRRQPGGTSTIEQIERAERTLRVLVHEQWHEEIAMRELDEPARLPVRWRISGLDVMDQDERVDGLRLLRSWFGFGRVRFEGRTDRMPEIAVRFRKLARRRLVILGEAGMGKTTLAVLLLRELLMDPKPGDPVPVLLSMSGWDPAAEPVHRWLGRRLRENYPALRAPEFGPDVARGLVSHRRILPVLDGLDELPDAVRPKVVNALNAASAVESLILTCRTGEYVTAVNLRDGAVLAGAAVIEPRPVKSSDVISYLRDRLAPGQRADWTGLLSALKADPDGPLSEALSTPLVVWLLHKVYVETRADPAPLYDTERFPTAAAVTDHLLDTLVQASFAAAPPDDDPGERHEHDHPFRPRRTWEPGEARRWLSFVAHHMSAIGTRDFRWWHLHRAISRRWSVLVGGVTVGLSVGVTVGLTSDAVVALRSPHEGSLRDALLFGLAGGPVGGLVGGLTGGLILERLKGYTLEPAYANLRWRGNAGRLAGQLALGLVTVLPVGLIAALALWRVAGMSARVDGLIPYALVIGAIGGLTLGLNNWVTTPLTNDRPQGPLITLRRDLQLVYGRSLTFGLALGLAFGFAGTLVNGFSGLLRGAEAGVAFGLAGGVVFTLTFGFTGASSTYLVAVTMLRIRGRIPLRLMSLLEDARRIGLLRQVGPVYRFRHEKLQDRLAHLHVHSDRPEPK
- a CDS encoding ABC-F family ATP-binding cassette domain-containing protein; the encoded protein is MSATLVAKELAAGHGDRVLFADLDLVVAPGDVVGLVGVNGAGKSTLLRLLAGLAAPEHGSVRLSPPTANVGHLPQEPERRPGETVAAFLARRTGVAAAQRDLDAATEALVSGDPGDAYAEALDRWLALGGADLEERAAEVAADLGLAVGLDQEMTSLSGGQAARVGLASLLLSRYDVFLLDEPTNDLDLDGLDRLERFVTGLRAGTVVVSHDREFLARTVNRVVELDLVQQQVRAYGGGYDAYLEEREVARRHAREQYEEYAETRASLEARARAQRAWMEKGVKNARRKATDGDKLGRKFRTEATEKQAAKARQTERLIERMEVVEEPRKEWELRMEIATAPRSGAVVATLRGAVARRGGFTLGPVDLQIDWADRVAITGANGSGKSTLLGVLLGRIRLDEGTAALGPSVVVGEVDQARALFEGGEPLLDAFGALVDLPPAEVRTLLAKFGLRAGHVLRPAATLSPGERTRAALALLQARGVNLLVLDEPTNHLDLPAIEQLESALASYTGTLLLVTHDRRMLKAVHTTRRIVVEAGRIHEG
- a CDS encoding DUF3311 domain-containing protein; protein product: MTTPRADHGRNPDKSPLNWLLLLPIVIPLIPALFNSDEPRLFGIPLFYWLQLAFIILGVASTTLVYRVTRRSR
- the mctP gene encoding monocarboxylate uptake permease MctP, with product MKTTEIVIFTLLFLIVSGMGFVAARWRRPDDLATLDEWGLGGRSFGSWITWFLVGGDLYTAYTFVAVPALVFGAGAMGFYAVPYTVVVYPMVMLVLVRLWSVSHVHNLVTPADFVRVRFGSPTLALLVAITGIVATMPYIALQLVGIEAVLKTMGLSGDWPLIIAFAVLAAYTYQSGLRAPALIAFVKDSLIYLVILVAIIYIPAKLGGWGSVFDAAKAKFDSTGTGGILLNANNQLQYITLAFGSALALFLYPHSVTGILASRNRNVIKRNMSALPAYSLLLGLIALLGYMAIAAGVTPIGKDNNTIVPQLFDKVFPDWFAGVAFAAVGIGALVPAAIMSIAAANLFARNVYKEYINRNADAAQEARVSKIASLVVKIGAVLCILLLEPQFSIDLQLIGGVIILQTLPSVALGLYTRWFHRGGLIAGWAAGMAAGMLMLYNISNPATGHEHFGSSAFPLSQLGFDTKITVFAGFLALIVNLVVAVLGTFVARALKSADGPDGTKPEDYFADQGDPRVHELETTAPAS